A region of Nitrospinota bacterium DNA encodes the following proteins:
- a CDS encoding lipoate--protein ligase family protein produces MENSLRSRKMEVWRLIEDGTGDGAMNMATDRAILEACGQGKAPPTLRLYGWQQPTVTTGYSQDSCRDLDMNRCRSLGIPVVSRPTGGRALLHDKELTYSLVAPIPHPRFPPNLRSAFQVVSEALLLSLGKMGIEDAAMAKNRGVSVNGRSPSCFSSLNHCEITVNNKKLIGSAQRRKSRSFLQQGSLWIDCDRELMNSLFRFNLPQIREANLKILERNTISLNQLCKKEVRFEEVAEAFQKGFQSAFPVKWERGELSVYEMDLRDRFLNQKD; encoded by the coding sequence GTGGAAAATAGTTTACGGAGCCGGAAAATGGAAGTGTGGCGGTTGATCGAAGATGGAACGGGTGACGGCGCCATGAATATGGCCACGGACCGAGCGATTCTCGAGGCCTGTGGTCAGGGCAAGGCTCCGCCCACATTGCGGCTTTACGGCTGGCAACAGCCGACTGTCACCACCGGGTATTCACAAGATAGCTGCCGGGATTTAGATATGAATCGTTGCCGTTCTCTCGGAATTCCGGTCGTTTCACGTCCCACCGGCGGCAGGGCTCTTTTGCATGACAAGGAGCTGACTTACAGTCTGGTGGCTCCCATTCCGCACCCTCGGTTTCCTCCCAACTTACGTTCTGCGTTTCAGGTAGTATCAGAAGCCCTTCTCCTTTCCCTCGGCAAGATGGGCATCGAGGATGCCGCAATGGCCAAAAATCGCGGGGTTTCCGTGAATGGAAGATCGCCTTCCTGCTTTTCATCATTGAATCATTGTGAAATAACCGTTAATAATAAAAAGTTGATCGGCAGTGCCCAGCGCAGAAAGAGCCGTTCGTTTCTGCAACAGGGTTCTTTGTGGATAGATTGCGACCGGGAGTTGATGAATTCCCTGTTTCGCTTTAATCTGCCGCAAATACGGGAAGCCAATTTGAAAATTCTTGAACGCAATACCATCTCATTAAATCAACTTTGCAAAAAGGAAGTCAGGTTTGAAGAGGTGGCAGAGGCGTTTCAAAAGGGATTTCAAAGTGCTTTTCCGGTAAAGTGGGAGCGCGGAGAATTGAGTGTCTATGAAATGGATTTGCGTGACCGATTTCTTAATCAAAAGGATTAG